A single window of Dermacentor albipictus isolate Rhodes 1998 colony chromosome 1, USDA_Dalb.pri_finalv2, whole genome shotgun sequence DNA harbors:
- the LOC135903863 gene encoding uncharacterized protein, with the protein MWPSLLSLAFGLTYVCSRTPSTHAQRFRSPWVHDVEHLEAQASYRTARLRWQYRHLPQPPAFRVQICELLPWLPKTGPRCRLRRLSLRGPQAVYDSDGTPRSLDLLRKSSKSGYEALIGDLRLLTNYSVAVEPDFSSDSDVNAILYGSGQLPADAAAGEEDRRFQMVTSEYTLMTTKGFSARAERCLANASRVIVSTGPFFGGKIAVEDSNDDTCMLFGDPGSPQDAYTLDIDHKRCGSRLVNGSKMETNIIVHENRDIITHNTRRYLVVCSFLPDTYTITASVNLPVVRGKKKSNVATHTKVPGGLLLANARLETSTEQNEVFTYQRYKDSNVRDSRIAAEQRSSTTLDSDANGTHVTGSMALALLLATTGLVGCCAALAWYAATSLQQRPKKADAHPPPSEESGRTACEPSPIAPVDSGSADAGDGEKEHKLDVDKQEEQLEEQLEQDDQLESCVVNFITIEGKPVALIPDSTASEV; encoded by the exons ATGTGGAGCACCTGGAGGCCCAGGCCAGCTACCGGACGGCGCGCCTGCGTTGGCAGTACCGGCACCTCCCGCAACCGCCGGCGTTCCGGGTGCAGATCTGCGAACTGCTACCGTGGCTGCCCAAGACGGGACCCCGCTGCCGACTCAGGAGGCTAAGCCTACGAGGTCCTCAGGCTGTTTACGACAGTGATGGCACGCCCCGCAGCCTGGATCTACTGCGCAAGTCGTCCAAATCTGGTTACGAGGCGCTAATCG GAGACCTTCGGTTGCTGACAAACTACAGCGTGGCTGTCGAGCCGGACTTCTCAAGTGACTCGGACGTGAATGCCATCCTGTACGGCTCAGGGCAGCTGCCGGCTGACGCTGCTGCCGGTGAGGAAGACCGGCGCTTCCAGATGGTCACCTCTGAGTACACACTGATGACCACCAAGGGAT TCTCTGCGCGGGCGGAGCGGTGCTTGGCGAACGCCTCCCGCGTGATCGTCAGCACGGGTCCCTTCTTCGGGGGCAAGATCGCCGTCGAGGACAGCAACGACGACACCTGCATGCTGTTCGGCGACCCCGGCTCACCGCAAGACGCGTACACACTCGACATCGACCACAAGCGATGCGGAAGCCGACTGGTG aacGGGTCCAAGATGGAGACGAACATCATCGTCCACGAGAACCGAGACATAATCACGCACAACACACGCCGCTACTTGGTCGTCTGCAGTTTCCTGCCGGACACTTACACAATCACAGCCTC GGTCAACCTTCCCGTGGTCCGCGGCAAGAAGAAGAGCAACGTGGCGACGCACACCAAGGTACCGGGCGGCCTGCTGCTGGCCAACGCGCGGCTCGAGACGAGCACTGAGCAGAACGAGGTGTTCACCTACCAGCGCTACAAGGACAGCAACGTGCGCGACTCGCGCATCGCCGCCGAGCAACGCAGCAGCACCACGCTCGACAGTGACGCCAACG GCACCCACGTCACAGGCAGCATGGCGCTGGCTCTCCTGCTGGCCACAACTGGTCTCGTAGGCTGCTGCGCCGCGCTCGCCTGGTACGCGGCCACGAGCCTTCAGCAGCGCCCCAAGAAGGCGGACGCCCACCCGCCGCCTTCCGAAGAGAGCGGCCGCACGGCATGTGAGCCTAGCCCCATCGCTCCCGTCGACAGCGGCTCGGCGGACGCCGGCGACGGAGAGAAGGAGCATAAACTCGACGTCGACAAGCAAGAGGAGCAGCTGGAGGAACAGCTTGAGCAAGACGACCAGCTAGAGTCGTGTGTGGTCAACTTCATCACCATCGAAGGCAAACCAGTCGCGCTGATCCCGGACTCCACGGCGAGCGAAGTGTGA